A genome region from Alistipes dispar includes the following:
- a CDS encoding AraC family transcriptional regulator encodes MAMKIFCENTPLTDNDCFVIFSREKSCFDFPLHTHKELELNLVLNGAGASRVIGNHMGTIGDAELVFVNGETPHAWFTDGCRSQRIQEVTLQFAPDLIDDKLLNRNSLTALKRLFEESRRGVLFTEQTALEVAPALRRIYERGSAGGMQPLLDVLAVFNTLSFASERKLLSDLTFVQEKDMSYSQRLETVFAYMNRNFSRQISLRDVAETVNMSEVSFSRFIKKATGQNFIDTLAEIRLGHVSRMLIDTDMTIAEIAFCCGFNNMANFNRIFKRKKGMPPHRFRTLYINKKIYV; translated from the coding sequence ATGGCGATGAAGATCTTCTGCGAAAATACGCCGCTGACCGACAACGATTGCTTCGTGATCTTTTCCCGTGAAAAAAGTTGTTTCGACTTCCCGCTCCATACCCATAAGGAGCTGGAGCTGAACTTGGTGCTCAACGGGGCGGGGGCATCTCGCGTAATAGGCAACCACATGGGCACGATCGGCGACGCGGAACTGGTCTTCGTCAACGGAGAAACGCCTCACGCCTGGTTCACGGATGGTTGCCGCTCCCAGCGCATCCAGGAGGTGACGCTTCAGTTCGCCCCCGATCTGATCGACGACAAATTATTGAACCGCAACTCGCTGACGGCCCTTAAACGGCTTTTCGAGGAGTCGCGGCGCGGAGTGCTCTTTACGGAACAGACAGCTCTCGAAGTGGCTCCCGCTCTTCGGCGTATCTACGAGCGGGGATCGGCCGGAGGCATGCAGCCGTTGCTCGATGTGCTTGCCGTTTTCAATACCCTCTCGTTCGCCTCCGAACGGAAACTGCTCTCCGATCTGACCTTTGTCCAGGAGAAGGACATGTCCTATTCGCAGCGTCTCGAGACCGTTTTCGCCTACATGAACCGCAACTTCAGCCGGCAGATCTCCCTGCGTGACGTCGCCGAAACGGTCAACATGTCCGAAGTTTCGTTCAGCCGCTTCATCAAGAAGGCTACCGGGCAGAATTTCATCGACACGTTGGCCGAAATCCGCCTGGGGCATGTCTCGCGGATGCTCATTGATACGGACATGACCATTGCCGAGATCGCTTTCTGCTGCGGATTCAACAACATGGCCAACTTCAATCGCATTTTCAAACGCAAGAAGGGAATGCCTCCTCACCGGTTCCGTACATTGTACATCAACAAAAAAATATACGTCTGA
- a CDS encoding carboxylesterase/lipase family protein, which yields MKRRSLLLQGFFLLLAGTHPAAAASPSPQSDDQQLFIGEQIAVAPTRYGKVRGFILRGIYNFRGIPYGAPASGENRFMPPQPPRPWKGVRPAVAFGDSAPQSFYDRRPESYSMFVDHWNYDGMSEDCLRLNVWTPGLDGKRRPVLVWLHGGGFARGNGIEQDGYDGENIARYGDIVFCSVNHRLGPLGFSDFAGVGGKKYVSSGNAGMLDIVAALEWVRDNIEAFGGDPQNVTIMGQSGGGAKVCNLCAMPAAKGLFHKAVALSGNATRANSKQYAEALGSAILREAGLDASQIDSLQHMPWEEYMLLAERAAQHLNGIQGVGQRGGFAPVGDGRDLPDGEFYTGRYSTWGTDVPMLLCSTFHEWNPDRDDPELESVTTEGVVGHLTPVFGERAGAIVEAYAKSFPELRPIELWSVIVSNRRGVVHTADVKCREQQSPVYMAWFGWESPLFDGRHRAFHCLDICFWFLNTDRMVTHTGGGKAPRDLSYRMADALLAFMRTGDPNCPSLPSWPRYTPRKGEVMILDDRCRTAEDPDREARRAFGD from the coding sequence ATGAAACGACGTTCGCTCCTTTTGCAAGGGTTCTTTCTGCTACTTGCGGGCACGCATCCCGCTGCGGCCGCATCTCCCTCCCCCCAATCCGACGACCAGCAACTCTTCATCGGCGAACAGATCGCCGTCGCTCCGACCCGCTACGGCAAGGTGCGCGGTTTCATCCTGCGCGGAATCTACAATTTCCGGGGCATTCCCTACGGCGCGCCTGCTTCGGGAGAAAACCGCTTCATGCCGCCTCAGCCGCCCCGACCGTGGAAAGGCGTCCGCCCTGCCGTGGCCTTCGGCGATTCGGCTCCCCAGAGTTTCTACGACCGCCGTCCGGAGTCCTACTCGATGTTCGTCGATCATTGGAACTACGACGGCATGAGCGAGGACTGCCTGCGCCTGAACGTCTGGACGCCGGGACTCGACGGCAAACGCCGCCCGGTCCTCGTCTGGCTGCACGGCGGCGGCTTCGCACGGGGCAACGGCATCGAACAGGACGGCTACGACGGCGAGAATATCGCCCGCTACGGAGACATCGTCTTCTGTTCGGTCAATCATCGCCTCGGTCCGCTGGGCTTCTCGGATTTCGCCGGGGTCGGCGGAAAAAAGTACGTCTCATCGGGCAACGCAGGGATGCTCGACATCGTGGCAGCCCTCGAGTGGGTGCGCGACAATATCGAAGCTTTCGGCGGCGACCCGCAGAATGTCACGATCATGGGCCAGTCGGGCGGCGGTGCGAAAGTGTGCAACCTCTGCGCCATGCCGGCGGCCAAAGGGCTTTTCCACAAGGCCGTGGCCTTGAGCGGGAATGCGACCCGGGCCAATTCGAAACAGTACGCCGAAGCGCTCGGCTCCGCCATTCTCCGCGAGGCGGGTCTCGATGCCTCGCAGATCGATTCGCTGCAACACATGCCCTGGGAGGAGTATATGCTTCTCGCCGAGCGTGCCGCACAGCATCTGAACGGGATTCAGGGTGTCGGGCAGCGGGGCGGCTTCGCCCCCGTCGGCGACGGCCGCGACCTGCCCGACGGAGAGTTCTACACGGGGCGCTACAGCACGTGGGGTACAGATGTGCCGATGCTGCTCTGTTCGACATTTCACGAGTGGAATCCCGACCGCGACGACCCCGAACTGGAATCGGTCACAACGGAAGGCGTGGTCGGGCATCTGACACCCGTCTTCGGAGAGCGGGCCGGCGCCATTGTCGAAGCCTATGCGAAGAGTTTTCCCGAACTGCGTCCCATCGAACTGTGGAGCGTCATCGTCTCGAACCGCCGGGGCGTCGTCCACACGGCCGACGTAAAGTGCCGGGAGCAGCAATCGCCCGTCTATATGGCGTGGTTCGGCTGGGAATCCCCGCTCTTCGACGGACGCCACCGCGCCTTCCACTGTCTCGACATCTGTTTCTGGTTTCTGAACACCGACCGCATGGTGACCCATACGGGAGGCGGCAAGGCCCCGCGGGACCTCTCGTACCGCATGGCCGACGCATTGCTCGCCTTCATGCGCACGGGCGACCCCAATTGTCCGTCGTTGCCCTCATGGCCCCGCTACACGCCCCGCAAAGGAGAGGTGATGATCCTCGACGACCGCTGTCGAACGGCGGAAGATCCCGATCGGGAGGCCCGACGGGCCTTCGGGGATTGA
- a CDS encoding glycoside hydrolase family 30 protein: MNRKLLLLAGALSGMAVTASAQTVRSYITLPDRSALYSESEEYEFSDVRDDRGGRSSYIVIDPRQSFQPVDGFGFALTGGSAEMLMRMSPEARAATLRDVFDPAKGAGVSCVRLTVGASDLNRFVFFYDDMPEGQEDFRLEHFSLSQDLRDVIPVMNEILEINPDICVLASPWSAPSWMKTVYDVRGGQLRKECYGVYADYLVRYVQEMEVHGITVNALTVQNEPLRSTNTPSMFWFAWEQADFVKNHLGPKFRKAGLDTEIIVFDHNCDRPDYALAIYDDPEAAQYVSGAAFHHYAGDMSAMTYVHEARPDKDILFTEQMTTERPGTSRIDIAASTKRLIVGPMRNWSRTVVLWNLAADPLNDPHTDNGGCPSCQGALTIDGDSATRNLAYYVIAHASQFVRPGSVRIASTAPGDRTVTLGEDEQRPKVYRAQITEHADVAPNAAFRTPDGKIVLIVANDSWSRRSISVQYNGRYAELNLAPGATGTFVWDE; the protein is encoded by the coding sequence ATGAACCGCAAACTGTTACTTCTGGCCGGCGCTCTGTCGGGCATGGCCGTCACGGCATCCGCACAGACCGTCCGTTCCTACATTACGCTTCCCGACCGCTCCGCGCTTTACTCCGAATCCGAAGAGTACGAGTTTTCCGACGTGCGCGACGACCGCGGCGGTCGCAGTTCCTATATCGTCATCGACCCGCGGCAAAGTTTCCAGCCGGTCGATGGTTTCGGCTTCGCCCTGACGGGCGGCAGCGCCGAGATGCTCATGCGAATGTCGCCCGAAGCCCGTGCAGCGACTCTCCGCGACGTATTCGATCCAGCGAAAGGCGCCGGCGTGAGCTGCGTGCGTCTGACGGTCGGGGCCTCCGATCTGAACCGTTTCGTTTTCTTCTACGACGACATGCCCGAAGGCCAGGAGGATTTCAGGCTGGAACACTTCTCGCTCTCACAGGATCTCCGGGACGTAATTCCGGTCATGAACGAGATTCTGGAGATCAATCCCGACATCTGCGTGCTGGCATCTCCCTGGTCGGCTCCGTCGTGGATGAAGACCGTCTATGACGTGCGCGGCGGACAACTGCGCAAAGAGTGTTATGGAGTCTATGCCGACTACCTGGTGCGCTATGTGCAGGAGATGGAGGTCCACGGCATCACGGTCAATGCCCTGACAGTCCAGAACGAGCCGCTGCGTTCGACCAATACACCCAGCATGTTCTGGTTCGCCTGGGAGCAGGCCGACTTCGTCAAAAACCACCTCGGACCGAAATTCCGCAAGGCGGGGCTCGATACGGAAATCATCGTTTTCGACCACAACTGCGACCGCCCCGACTACGCCTTGGCCATCTACGACGACCCCGAAGCGGCACAATACGTGTCCGGAGCGGCGTTCCATCACTATGCCGGCGACATGAGCGCCATGACCTACGTGCACGAAGCCCGCCCCGACAAGGACATTCTCTTCACCGAGCAGATGACCACCGAACGCCCCGGGACCTCCCGCATCGACATCGCCGCATCGACCAAACGACTCATTGTCGGCCCCATGCGCAACTGGAGCCGCACCGTCGTGCTGTGGAACCTGGCGGCCGATCCCCTGAACGATCCCCACACCGACAACGGCGGATGTCCTTCCTGCCAGGGAGCGCTGACCATCGACGGCGATTCGGCGACCCGCAACCTGGCCTATTATGTCATTGCGCACGCCTCGCAGTTCGTTCGTCCCGGTTCGGTACGCATCGCCTCGACAGCGCCGGGCGACCGGACGGTAACGCTCGGCGAGGACGAACAACGTCCGAAGGTCTATCGGGCACAGATCACCGAACACGCCGACGTGGCGCCCAATGCGGCCTTCCGCACGCCCGACGGAAAGATCGTGTTGATCGTGGCCAATGACTCGTGGTCGCGCCGCTCCATATCCGTACAGTACAACGGCCGGTATGCAGAGTTGAACCTCGCTCCCGGCGCCACGGGGACCTTCGTATGGGACGAATAG
- a CDS encoding esterase → MGRIASIVCCLSLAAGSVRTQAQDTVRHAERTRNTFSTEGWWKPAGPKFSPEVHDDRTITFRLRAPQAERVELLFDEWDVVPQTMQRDTGGIWSLTIGPVEPRIYQYKFRIDGLETVDPVNPDVKAGTTIYGSVVEVRGGEEPRFDERRRVGGEVHLLPYRSSSLGQLRTAWIYVPREAVEHPARRLPVLYLRHGGGDFEGSWVREGRVAAIMDNLIAEKAAVPMYVVMTNGLTDGSWAGGSTPEGIRLLERELIGDVIPLVENRYPVRRDKRCRAIAGLSMGGGQAFVIGLRNLDLFSAIGQFSAGILSDGTFDYERYIPGVMEDPERINRELALLWIACGTKDPRHAGHLDTVEELHRRGVRCEFHDAPWGHEWQFWRLQLHDFAQRLFRNNHQ, encoded by the coding sequence ATGGGACGAATAGCGAGCATCGTCTGCTGTCTGTCGCTGGCGGCGGGCAGCGTCCGGACACAGGCCCAGGATACCGTGCGGCATGCGGAGCGGACACGGAATACCTTTTCGACCGAAGGATGGTGGAAACCCGCCGGGCCGAAATTCTCCCCGGAGGTGCACGACGACCGGACGATTACGTTCCGCCTCCGGGCCCCGCAGGCGGAACGAGTCGAGCTGCTTTTCGACGAATGGGATGTCGTTCCGCAGACGATGCAGCGCGATACGGGTGGAATATGGAGCCTGACGATCGGCCCGGTCGAGCCGCGAATCTATCAGTACAAATTCCGGATCGACGGACTCGAGACCGTCGATCCGGTCAATCCCGACGTAAAGGCCGGGACCACGATCTACGGCAGCGTCGTCGAGGTTCGCGGCGGCGAGGAGCCCCGCTTCGACGAACGTCGCCGTGTCGGCGGCGAGGTGCACCTGCTCCCCTACCGCTCTTCATCGCTCGGGCAGTTGCGTACGGCGTGGATCTATGTTCCGCGTGAGGCTGTCGAGCACCCCGCACGCCGTCTTCCGGTTCTCTATCTGCGCCACGGTGGCGGCGACTTCGAAGGCAGTTGGGTGCGCGAAGGCCGCGTGGCCGCAATCATGGACAATCTGATCGCCGAGAAGGCCGCCGTGCCGATGTACGTCGTCATGACGAACGGTCTTACGGACGGTTCATGGGCCGGAGGCAGCACCCCCGAGGGCATACGACTGCTCGAAAGGGAGCTGATCGGGGATGTCATCCCGCTTGTCGAAAACCGTTATCCGGTGCGTAGAGACAAGCGCTGCCGGGCGATCGCCGGGCTTTCGATGGGAGGCGGTCAGGCTTTCGTCATCGGTTTGCGCAATCTGGATCTGTTCTCGGCGATCGGCCAGTTCAGCGCAGGGATCCTGAGCGACGGGACTTTCGACTACGAACGCTATATCCCGGGGGTAATGGAGGATCCGGAACGAATCAACCGCGAACTGGCCCTGCTGTGGATCGCCTGCGGAACGAAAGATCCGCGTCATGCCGGCCACCTCGATACGGTAGAAGAGCTGCACCGGCGGGGTGTGCGGTGCGAGTTCCACGATGCCCCGTGGGGACACGAGTGGCAATTCTGGCGCCTCCAGCTCCACGATTTCGCACAACGGCTGTTCCGAAACAACCATCAATAA
- a CDS encoding glycoside hydrolase family 26 protein — protein sequence MKRLLLLGLCLLLCPTGYASGKGKRLKAPEKTILKMVDPDATPETKALYANLWCIGLDGVMFGHHDYPSYGIGWKGDKDRSDVKDIVGSHPAVYSLDMAGIDDTKIRHIQEAYKRGGVCMLVWHQSNPLTEGPGKKYPVGTAWDNTKVVDRILQEGSPMNLKYKARLDDVAEAFRKMVDEKGRPIPVIFRPLHEHTQTWNWWGRSATTDREFIAFWRFIVSYLRDTKDVHNVIYAISPQMDAVYDDPVGRILFRWPGDQWVDFIGMDCYHGRNTAAFESNVQAMVEVRGLRHKPVGITETGLENDHKADYWTQDVLRVLRGEPCAMVVAWRNDNPRHAYGPYPSDASAEDFKLFDADEWTLLERDLPDMYSMPKNVTVK from the coding sequence ATGAAAAGACTTCTGCTGTTGGGGCTTTGCCTCCTGCTCTGTCCGACCGGATACGCTTCCGGCAAAGGGAAACGCCTCAAAGCTCCCGAAAAGACAATTCTGAAGATGGTCGATCCCGATGCGACCCCCGAAACCAAAGCGCTCTACGCCAATCTGTGGTGTATCGGACTGGACGGCGTCATGTTCGGCCACCACGACTACCCGTCGTACGGTATCGGCTGGAAGGGCGACAAGGACCGCTCCGATGTCAAGGATATCGTCGGATCGCATCCGGCCGTTTACAGCCTGGACATGGCCGGAATCGACGACACCAAGATCCGCCATATCCAGGAGGCCTACAAGCGGGGCGGCGTCTGCATGCTCGTCTGGCACCAAAGCAATCCGCTGACGGAAGGTCCGGGAAAGAAATATCCCGTCGGTACGGCCTGGGACAACACCAAAGTCGTCGATCGGATTCTCCAAGAGGGTTCGCCCATGAACCTCAAATACAAGGCCCGGCTGGACGATGTAGCCGAAGCGTTCCGCAAGATGGTCGATGAAAAGGGCCGCCCCATTCCCGTCATCTTCCGCCCGCTGCACGAACATACCCAGACCTGGAACTGGTGGGGACGTTCCGCTACGACGGACAGGGAGTTCATCGCCTTCTGGCGCTTCATCGTCAGCTACCTGCGAGATACGAAGGACGTGCATAACGTCATCTACGCCATCTCGCCGCAGATGGATGCCGTCTATGACGATCCCGTCGGACGCATCCTGTTCCGCTGGCCGGGCGACCAATGGGTCGATTTCATCGGCATGGATTGCTATCACGGCCGCAACACCGCGGCCTTCGAGTCGAACGTGCAGGCAATGGTCGAAGTGCGCGGACTCAGGCACAAACCCGTCGGCATCACCGAAACGGGGCTCGAAAACGACCACAAAGCCGACTATTGGACACAGGATGTGCTGCGCGTGCTGCGCGGCGAACCATGCGCGATGGTCGTGGCATGGCGCAACGACAATCCCCGGCACGCCTACGGCCCCTATCCGTCGGATGCGTCGGCCGAAGACTTCAAACTGTTCGATGCCGACGAGTGGACCCTTTTGGAGCGCGATCTGCCCGACATGTATTCCATGCCCAAGAACGTCACCGTAAAATAA
- a CDS encoding glycosyl hydrolase, with the protein MKRLITALMTAALLYGCTSGRRTVAPVNPEASPEARQLLEFLYSIRGKYTLAGQHNFISDPRRYDSVVYSVTGKRPVVWGSDFSFNALGGNIADYHHCGPMNLTSPWGECRINSLSTETLRQNLVDEIKQRHAEGRIITLMWHCCFPSECNDCDGASIWTWQNRPSNEVWKELTTEGTRLNTQWKKQMDTVIPYLEQLRDAGIPILWRPYHEMNGVWFWWCNKPGENGFKKLWIMTYNYFTKVHKLNNLLWVWNTNAPRDKKGDEAGPYADFYPGPEYVDVLAADVYHRDYKQSHHDDLQALAGDKLLALGEVGQLPDPDSYHSQPNWSWFMVWGYFINSQKTDSLPSETAVRRIYDDPRTLTLDEIDFSDGKYRLK; encoded by the coding sequence ATGAAACGTCTGATAACCGCCCTGATGACGGCCGCCCTGCTGTACGGCTGCACATCGGGACGCCGAACCGTCGCTCCGGTCAATCCGGAAGCCTCGCCCGAAGCGCGCCAGCTTCTCGAATTCCTCTACTCGATCCGCGGCAAATACACGCTCGCCGGACAGCACAATTTCATCAGCGATCCCCGCCGCTACGATTCCGTGGTCTATTCCGTCACGGGCAAACGTCCCGTTGTCTGGGGCAGCGATTTCAGCTTCAACGCGCTCGGCGGGAACATCGCGGATTATCACCACTGCGGACCGATGAACCTGACCTCGCCCTGGGGCGAGTGCCGGATCAACAGCCTCTCGACCGAAACTTTGCGACAGAACCTGGTCGATGAAATCAAGCAACGCCATGCCGAAGGGCGCATCATCACGCTGATGTGGCACTGCTGCTTCCCGTCAGAATGCAACGACTGCGACGGGGCTTCGATCTGGACTTGGCAGAACCGCCCGTCGAACGAGGTTTGGAAAGAACTCACGACCGAAGGGACACGACTCAATACGCAGTGGAAAAAACAGATGGACACCGTTATACCCTATCTCGAACAACTGCGTGATGCAGGCATCCCGATCCTTTGGCGCCCGTATCACGAAATGAACGGCGTCTGGTTCTGGTGGTGCAACAAGCCGGGCGAGAACGGCTTCAAGAAATTGTGGATCATGACCTACAATTATTTCACCAAAGTTCACAAGCTCAACAACCTGCTGTGGGTTTGGAACACCAACGCCCCGCGCGACAAGAAAGGGGACGAAGCCGGGCCCTATGCCGACTTCTATCCCGGTCCGGAGTATGTCGATGTGCTGGCCGCCGATGTCTATCACCGCGATTACAAACAGTCGCATCATGACGATCTGCAAGCCCTGGCGGGCGATAAGCTGCTTGCGCTGGGCGAAGTCGGGCAGTTGCCGGATCCGGACTCCTACCACAGTCAGCCCAACTGGTCCTGGTTTATGGTATGGGGCTATTTCATCAACAGCCAGAAAACCGACAGCCTCCCGTCCGAGACGGCCGTCCGGCGGATCTACGACGATCCCCGGACACTGACGCTCGACGAAATCGACTTCTCGGACGGAAAATACCGTCTCAAATAA